Below is a window of Escherichia coli DSM 30083 = JCM 1649 = ATCC 11775 DNA.
AAAGTGCATCACGGTTTTTCTCACGCACTGCGACTTCCACATCCTGTTCAACTTCGTTACGTTCGCGACGACGGCGCTCCGTCTCCTGAGTCAGTTTGGTTAAACCTTCGGCGTCAAAGGCATTGTTCGGATTGAAATGTTCTTTCGAGGTCTGGTTAAAGTTGGTAAGTGAAACGCTTTCCAGTTCCAGGCCATTTTTCGACAGATCTTCAGCTACGGTATTTTGTACTCCCTGCACGAAGTTCTCGCGGGTATCCTGTAACTCATGCATGGTCATTTGTGCCGCTGTTGCACGGAGGGCATCGACAAATTTATCTTCCACCAGCATACGTAAGTCTTCAGGCGACAGGGTGCGTTGCCCCAGCGTCTGGGCCGCAGTGGCGATGCCTTCTACTGACGGTTTTACCCGTACAAAGAAAGCCACTACAACATCAACACGCATACGATCTTTCGTAATCAGGCTATCAATGGTTGAGCGGCTGACTTCCAGCTTCAGGGTATTCATATTGATGGGAATTATTTCATGAAAGATCGGCATCACGATTGCGCCACCGCTCATCACCACTTTTTGCCCACTTAAACCAGTACGAACAAATGCTTGCTCTGCCGAAGCGCGACGATAGAGCCTGGCGAAAATAATTCCAATAATAAACAGAATGCATACGGCGATAATCGCGGTAAACATCCAGGAGGGCACAGAATTAACGATATCATCCATTATTAAATTTCCTTTTGATTAATAAATCACAATATCTGGGGCCAGGGATTATTTTCCGCCAAATATCGCGTTGCAGAAAGTCGGCAAATAATTAACACTTTGTCTCCTTTAGTGAAAGTTTTTCCTTCTTCAGGCTCCAGTAGCAAATAATGTATTTGGCCAAATTGATCGGTGAGTTTTCCTTCGCAAGGGTTACCTGAAGTGGCTTGATGGCCGGTAATTAATGCCATGCTACCAACATATTCTTCTTCTGTAATAGCTGAACTATGGTCGCGTGGAATCCAGGGTGCAACGACTTTACCGGTATAATGCACTGCAATAATTGTAAACAGTAAACTGACAGGAACCACGAACAGGTTGGGGAGTGGTGATTGCCAGAGCGTAACGCAGGCATGTTGCAACAGGATGCCAATAAGACCAAAAAAACCAGCGAGTAAGCAGAGGACGACGAGAGCTGGTAATCTTCCAATATTGAGATAATGAAGTGCCTGGCTAATATGACCTGTGGTTATGGAATCATAATGGTCAAGATGTGCATCAAGAGCACCGGAGAGCATGTGACCGCAGATAAGTGCAAAAATTTCTAAAAGGCCGATCAAGAGTACAAAGGAAATAGCGAAAAGATAAGGGGTGTTATAGTCGGCGAATAAAATCATATGTCACTCCAATGTCCATTTAGTGACGCAATATTTACTTTGGAATAGTTTCCTTGCTTACATTTGTCTTTGTTAATAATAACACATGTTAGAGAGGTTCTGGAAGAGAAAGTCTTTTAATATGGTTTTTTTATTTTTCACTAAAAAGTGTGATCGGGGACAATATATTTACGCACGTTATGTTTAAAGGCACTACACTGATTGGGGAATACTGAAATCAGAAAAAGCATATGGCCTTAAAAGGTATGCAATAACCGGAGGATGTGCTTATGGATCATAGTCTTAATTCTTTAAATAATTTCGATTTTCTCGCGCGTAGTTTTGCCAGAATGCACGCAGAAGGTCGCCCGGTCGATATTCTGGCCGTTACTGGTAACATGGATGAAGAACATAGAACCTGGTTTTGCGCGCGTTATGCCTGGTATTGCCAACAGATGATGCAAACCAGAGAACTTGAATTAGAACACTGATATTACGGGCCGTCTGGCCCGTTTTTGTGGTGCTTTATTCTGCTTTATCAACTGGCGGGATAGCCGGAGGAGATTGAAGTTCTGCTATCGGATTATTGCGCGCTTCCAGTTCGCTGATGCGCTGCTCCAGTAACGCCAGTTTTTCACGAGTCCGTAACAGGACTTGCGTCTGAACGTCGAATTCTTCGCGGCTTACCAGATCGAGACGCGTCAGCTGCGCTTGTAGGGTTTGGCGGATTTTTTTCTCCACATCTTCCCCGAACTCCCTGATTCCTTTAGGCATTGATTCGTGAACCTGGCGAGCGATTTGCTCAATTTTTTTCGGGTCAATCATTGTAGTTTCCCTGTACTGATAGGTGTTGAGTGCCATTGTAGTGCGATAAGGGTAAGTCATAAACCAGAATTATGTGAAGCTATGCGTTGCTGGCGCTAATCATTAGCGTTATAGTGAATCCGCTTATTCTCAGGGCGGGGCGAAATTCCCCACCGGCGGTAAATCAACTCAGTTGAAAGCCCGCGAGCGCTTTGGGTGCGAACTCAAAGGACAGCAGATCCGGTGTAATTCCGGGGCCGACGGTTAGAGTCCGGATGGGAGAGAGTAACGATTCTGTCGGGCATGGACCCGCTCACGTTATTTTGGCTATATGCCGCCACTCCTAAGACTGCCCTGATTCTGGTAACCATAATTTTAGTGAGGTTTTTTTACCATGAATCAGACGCTACTTTCCTCTTTTGGTACGCCTTTCGAACGTGTTGAAAATGCACTGGCTGCGCTGCGTGAAGGACGCGGTGTGATGGTGCTTGATGATGAAGACCGTGAAAACGAAGGCGATATGATCTTCCCGGCAGAAACCATGACCGTTGAGCAGATGGCGCTGACCATTCGCCACGGGAGTGGTATTGTTTGCCTGTGCATTACTGACGATCGCCGTAAACAACTCGATCTGCCAATGATGGTAGAAAATAACACCAGCGCCTATGGCACCGGTTTTACCGTGACCATTGAAGCGGCTGAAGGTGTGACTACCGGTGTTTCTGCCGCTGACCGTATTACGACCGTTCGCGCAGCGATTGCCGATGGCGCAAAACCTTCAGATCTGAATCGTCCGGGCCACG
It encodes the following:
- the yqiJ gene encoding OB-fold-containig protein, which encodes MILFADYNTPYLFAISFVLLIGLLEIFALICGHMLSGALDAHLDHYDSITTGHISQALHYLNIGRLPALVVLCLLAGFFGLIGILLQHACVTLWQSPLPNLFVVPVSLLFTIIAVHYTGKVVAPWIPRDHSSAITEEEYVGSMALITGHQATSGNPCEGKLTDQFGQIHYLLLEPEEGKTFTKGDKVLIICRLSATRYLAENNPWPQIL
- the glgS gene encoding cell surface composition regulator GlgS, translating into MDHSLNSLNNFDFLARSFARMHAEGRPVDILAVTGNMDEEHRTWFCARYAWYCQQMMQTRELELEH
- the ribB gene encoding 3,4-dihydroxy-2-butanone-4-phosphate synthase → MNQTLLSSFGTPFERVENALAALREGRGVMVLDDEDRENEGDMIFPAETMTVEQMALTIRHGSGIVCLCITDDRRKQLDLPMMVENNTSAYGTGFTVTIEAAEGVTTGVSAADRITTVRAAIADGAKPSDLNRPGHVFPLRAQAGGVLTRGGHTEATIDLMTLAGFKPAGVLCELTNDDGTMARAPECIEFANKHNMALVTIEDLVAYRQAHERKAS
- the ubiK gene encoding ubiquinone biosynthesis accessory factor UbiK produces the protein MIDPKKIEQIARQVHESMPKGIREFGEDVEKKIRQTLQAQLTRLDLVSREEFDVQTQVLLRTREKLALLEQRISELEARNNPIAELQSPPAIPPVDKAE